TTCCTGCAACAAGAACGCAAAGGCGTCCTGGGCCTTGACGCCCCGGTAGTGGGCCATGCTCTCGGCCAGGACAAGACGGTTTTCCGGGCGGACCGTCTCGGCGTGGGCAAACAGGGCGTCGAGGTCCAGGCCGGCCAACGGGGAGGTAAATCCCAGGGCTGCCAGCCGGACCTTGGAAATCGATTCGTGGCGCAGCTGATTGAGGAGAACGACGCCGGCCAAGCGGAAGAAACGCTCGGCCGTGTCATTGCCCTGCCGCCACAGCGGATCGACCTCCTCGGCCAGGATCGGGCCGATGTCGCCTGCCCCCCCAGCGTCGGCATTGGCGCTGTCCTGGAGAAACTGCATGACAACCCGCTCCCCCTGCTTCCAGAAGCCGTGACTTTCCGTGTAATATTTCAGGAACAGGGTCTCGCGGCTGGAATTGAGAAAATACGGCAGCAGATAGCCCATGCAATAACTCTTTTGCTGATAGGCGACATAGCTCTCCATGGCCGGCAGCACCTGATAAAAAATGGTGCAGCATTGATCAAAGAGCTTTTGGACGGCCGCATCCTGCAAGGCGTATTTCTTGATGCCAATGGACGGCTTTTCGTCAAAATTCTCGGTTATTTCATCGGCAATAGCCGACCCTTTGTAGCAGGTCAGCTTGGAATTCATGGATTCGAGCGACTGGAAATGAATCCGCTTCATGACGTTTATGGTGTCGTTTATTTCCGACACCTTGGTCCACTGGTCAAAAAAGATGAAGCCCGGATTGGTGGTAATGCCGAGGTCATTGAGCGTACTGATGGCCTCGATGTGCTCCTCGACGGTTTCCTGCTTGCGGTAGCGGTCGAGCACGGGCTGCGAAAACGATTCGATGCCCAGAAAGACGCCGGACAGCCCGGCCTTTTTAAGCAGCGTAAAGAGTTGCGTCTCAATGGCCGCCGAGCGGCACATGAAGCCAAACCGGATATCCGGCAGCTTTTCCAGGACCAGATGGGCGAAGCGCTCGGCCCGTTGGCGAGAATTGGCCGTTGGCAGCACGAAATTATCGTCTACAAAATAGAAATGGGCGCAGTGGTGGCGCTTGTGGATGAACTCCATCTCGGCCACGACATCCTCGATATTGCGCGGCCGCCAGCCCTTTTTCCCGCCGGGCTGGGGGATGCTGCAAAAACTGCAACGGTATGGGCAGCCGCGGGAGGATGAGATGCTCGTTTGCGGATGCAGCCGCAGCTGCCAGGGCAGCATGTCCCGCGCCGGCCAGCCCACGGCGTCCACGTCCAGGGGAACATCCTGGGACACCTCCAGCACATCCTGCGCCCCAGTCCCGGCAGCGGCGTCAAGGGCGGTCAGAAGCGGCGCCACCAGGGCTTCGCCTTCCCCCCGGACAATGGCGTCCGGGTGAAACATCCCCAGCTCGTCCGTGGCCAGCGAGGTGGGCAGGATGCCGCCCAGGACAATCCGTATCGACGGATCGAATTCCTTGATCTGTGCCGCCACCTGCACGCCCCCGTTGGCGTTCATGGTGGACAGCGACAGGCCGACATAGTCCGGAGACAATTTTTGAAGGAGCGGCTTGATGAATTTCCCGGCCGGGTCCACAATCGAGCAGTCCCAGATATGGGCCTCGTGGCTGTCGCCAAGCTCGCGGCGAACGGCTGCGGCAATATAGCCCAGGCCAAGATTTTCCAGATGCAGTTGTTTGCCGACATCCGCATTGGCCGGGGGATTGATCAGGAGCAGCTGTTTTTTCGACCGCATGATCTGACGCCTGTGAGGGGATGGCAGGTTTGCGCGGGCCGGCCGAAGACCGACGGATCGTCGCCAACGGCGGCGTCTGCCATCTGTTGCCGGTCATGGACGAGGGGCCGGCGAAATTCAGGCAGTCTGTCTCCCGCTACTTCTTTTCAGGCAAGGTACGCGGAATCCGCCCCTTTTTCCACGCCAATCTTTGGGCCGCTTACCCGCTTGGGCCTAAAGCATCAGCGGCCATGGCCAGGGGACAGGAACCGGGAAGGAAGTGCGGCGGACCGCGCCAGCGGACAGCCCGCCAGCCGGACAAACAAATCGGGCCGGGGCTTTGCGGATTGCGCCAGCGCTCCACGCTTTGCACAAAAGGCAGCCACGGCCCGAAACAGGCAAGGCAAACTATTTTCTACGCCCGCGATTAGGCTGCGGTCTGGTCCTGGCCGCGGC
The window above is part of the Desulfovibrio sp. TomC genome. Proteins encoded here:
- a CDS encoding B12-binding domain-containing radical SAM protein, with amino-acid sequence MRSKKQLLLINPPANADVGKQLHLENLGLGYIAAAVRRELGDSHEAHIWDCSIVDPAGKFIKPLLQKLSPDYVGLSLSTMNANGGVQVAAQIKEFDPSIRIVLGGILPTSLATDELGMFHPDAIVRGEGEALVAPLLTALDAAAGTGAQDVLEVSQDVPLDVDAVGWPARDMLPWQLRLHPQTSISSSRGCPYRCSFCSIPQPGGKKGWRPRNIEDVVAEMEFIHKRHHCAHFYFVDDNFVLPTANSRQRAERFAHLVLEKLPDIRFGFMCRSAAIETQLFTLLKKAGLSGVFLGIESFSQPVLDRYRKQETVEEHIEAISTLNDLGITTNPGFIFFDQWTKVSEINDTINVMKRIHFQSLESMNSKLTCYKGSAIADEITENFDEKPSIGIKKYALQDAAVQKLFDQCCTIFYQVLPAMESYVAYQQKSYCMGYLLPYFLNSSRETLFLKYYTESHGFWKQGERVVMQFLQDSANADAGGAGDIGPILAEEVDPLWRQGNDTAERFFRLAGVVLLNQLRHESISKVRLAALGFTSPLAGLDLDALFAHAETVRPENRLVLAESMAHYRGVKAQDAFAFLLQEDSDAVAVAAIDAALRIFYLPIVPLAEAALDRREGGGSQELRQAVAKAQALFQLSYPEYILAYGRQVNAGGEGNLLPGLASPPAGRA